The Staphylococcus sp. KG4-3 genome has a window encoding:
- a CDS encoding GNAT family N-acetyltransferase → MELVVKHTKEMSNIELVKVFQARVNVFIVEQNCTYQEVDEFDLNTLHVMLKNGEEIIAYSRVIEHPSYITFGRVLVVEKYRKSHYGRKIVKVTLNKIKESYKQTQVRISGQAYLKSFYESFGFKSVSDVYLEDNIPHITFQMHLDR, encoded by the coding sequence ATGGAATTAGTTGTTAAGCACACAAAAGAAATGTCAAATATAGAATTGGTTAAAGTTTTTCAAGCTAGAGTCAATGTATTCATAGTTGAGCAAAATTGTACATATCAAGAAGTAGATGAATTTGATTTAAATACGTTACATGTAATGCTTAAAAACGGAGAAGAAATCATTGCATATAGTCGTGTTATTGAACACCCGTCTTATATTACTTTTGGTAGGGTGCTAGTAGTAGAAAAATATAGAAAATCTCATTATGGTAGAAAAATAGTAAAAGTAACACTGAATAAGATTAAAGAAAGCTATAAGCAAACGCAAGTTCGAATATCCGGCCAAGCATACCTTAAGTCATTTTACGAGTCATTTGGATTTAAAAGTGTCTCAGATGTTTACTTAGAAGACAATATTCCTCATATAACTTTTCAAATGCATTTAGATCGTTAA
- the vraX gene encoding C1q-binding complement inhibitor VraX, with protein sequence MEVLRKVYKDDEPVYHVKTDKGSVIRIKGSDELTDQETEELLTLVSQDIDKMKK encoded by the coding sequence ATGGAAGTACTACGTAAAGTTTATAAGGACGATGAACCAGTCTATCATGTAAAGACTGACAAAGGGTCAGTTATTAGAATCAAAGGTTCTGATGAATTAACAGACCAAGAAACTGAAGAACTATTAACACTAGTATCTCAAGATATTGATAAAATGAAAAAATAA
- a CDS encoding methionine ABC transporter permease produces MGNSLSDILREMFTMPNVSWDEVWLATYETIYMTVISTIFAFVLGLILGVLLFLSAKSKSPIARVFYTIVSFIVNLFRAIPFIILILLLIPFTSLVLGTISGPTGALPALIISAAPFYARLVEIAFKEIDKGVIEAAWSMGATTWTVVKKVLLPEAMPALISGITVTAIALVGSTAVAGVIGAGGLGNLAYLTGFTRNQNDVIFVSTILILIIVFIIQFIGDWATNKIDKR; encoded by the coding sequence ATGGGTAATTCATTGAGTGACATCCTCCGCGAGATGTTTACAATGCCAAACGTCAGCTGGGACGAAGTTTGGTTAGCGACATACGAAACAATTTATATGACAGTTATTTCGACAATTTTTGCCTTTGTATTAGGCTTAATATTAGGTGTATTACTCTTTTTATCAGCTAAAAGTAAATCACCTATAGCGAGGGTTTTCTATACTATTGTTTCATTTATAGTTAACTTGTTTAGAGCGATACCATTTATTATTTTAATCTTATTGTTAATTCCGTTTACAAGTTTAGTGTTAGGCACGATTAGTGGTCCAACAGGAGCATTACCTGCTTTAATCATTAGTGCGGCGCCTTTCTATGCCAGACTTGTAGAAATTGCATTTAAAGAGATTGATAAAGGTGTTATTGAAGCAGCTTGGTCAATGGGTGCCACTACTTGGACAGTAGTCAAAAAAGTACTATTACCTGAAGCGATGCCAGCATTAATTTCAGGTATTACTGTTACAGCGATTGCTTTAGTAGGTTCTACTGCAGTAGCCGGTGTTATTGGTGCAGGTGGTTTAGGTAACCTAGCTTATTTAACAGGTTTCACTAGAAATCAAAATGACGTTATTTTTGTTTCAACAATTTTAATCCTTATTATTGTGTTCATCATTCAATTTATTGGTGATTGGGCTACTAATAAAATTGATAAGAGATAA
- the gcvH gene encoding glycine cleavage system protein GcvH → MAVPSELKYSKEHEWVKVEGNTVTIGITEYAQGELGDIVFVELPEVDDEINEGDTFGSVESVKTVSELYAPVSGKVVESNDELEDSPEFVNESPYEKAWMVKVELSDESQLDELLTAEQYSEMIGE, encoded by the coding sequence GTGGCAGTACCGAGTGAATTAAAATATTCTAAAGAACATGAATGGGTAAAAGTTGAAGGTAATACAGTAACAATTGGTATCACTGAATATGCTCAAGGTGAACTTGGCGATATCGTATTCGTTGAATTACCAGAAGTTGATGACGAAATTAATGAAGGCGACACTTTTGGTAGTGTTGAATCCGTAAAAACTGTTTCAGAACTATATGCACCTGTATCAGGTAAAGTAGTTGAATCTAATGATGAATTAGAAGATAGCCCTGAATTCGTAAATGAATCACCTTACGAAAAAGCTTGGATGGTTAAAGTTGAACTAAGTGACGAAAGTCAATTAGATGAATTATTAACTGCAGAGCAATATTCAGAAATGATTGGCGAATAA
- a CDS encoding methionine ABC transporter ATP-binding protein, whose translation MIELNQIVKKYKTKKQDVLAVDHVDLSIQSGSIFGVVGFSGAGKSTLIRLLNNLEQPTSGDVIIDGDTIGKLSKSQLRKKRQKVSMIFQHFNLLWSRTVLNNITFPLEIAGVPRREAKQRAKELVELVGLKGRESAYPSELSGGQKQRVGIARALANEPTVLLCDEATSALDPQTTDEILELLLKIKEERNLTIVIITHEMHVIRRICDEVAVMENGRVIEQGLVSTVFENPQHAVTKRFVKDDLNDDFDKSISDLVSLNEDDYVVRLNFTGNNTTQPLVSYITKTHNIDVNILEANIKHTKDGSLGFLVIQLSDVNSEKFEKFKNDLEAQHVSVEVLRHG comes from the coding sequence ATGATTGAGTTAAATCAAATAGTCAAAAAGTACAAAACGAAAAAACAGGACGTACTGGCTGTAGATCATGTTGATTTAAGTATTCAATCAGGCTCGATTTTTGGAGTAGTTGGTTTTTCAGGTGCGGGGAAAAGTACTTTAATTAGACTTTTAAATAATCTCGAACAACCAACTTCAGGAGACGTCATTATCGATGGAGATACAATTGGTAAGCTATCAAAATCACAGTTAAGAAAAAAGCGTCAAAAAGTGAGCATGATATTTCAACATTTTAATTTACTATGGTCGCGTACTGTATTAAATAATATTACATTTCCATTGGAAATAGCGGGTGTGCCTCGCCGTGAAGCAAAACAACGGGCAAAAGAATTAGTAGAACTTGTTGGACTGAAAGGTAGAGAAAGTGCATATCCTTCAGAACTGTCAGGTGGTCAAAAACAACGTGTCGGTATTGCGCGAGCGTTAGCAAACGAACCAACTGTATTGCTTTGTGATGAAGCGACAAGTGCATTAGATCCTCAAACAACAGATGAAATTTTAGAATTATTATTGAAAATTAAAGAAGAAAGAAATTTAACAATCGTAATCATCACACACGAAATGCATGTCATTAGACGCATATGTGACGAAGTAGCTGTTATGGAAAACGGTCGCGTGATTGAACAAGGTCTAGTTTCCACAGTTTTTGAGAATCCACAACATGCGGTTACAAAACGTTTTGTTAAAGATGATTTAAATGATGATTTTGATAAATCTATTAGCGACTTAGTGTCACTTAATGAAGATGATTATGTTGTTCGTTTGAATTTCACAGGGAATAATACCACGCAACCTCTCGTGTCATATATAACGAAAACGCATAATATCGATGTGAATATATTAGAAGCTAATATTAAACATACAAAAGATGGTTCGCTTGGTTTCTTAGTAATTCAATTGAGCGATGTAAATTCAGAAAAATTCGAAAAGTTTAAAAATGATTTAGAAGCACAGCATGTGTCAGTGGAGGTGTTAAGACATGGGTAA
- a CDS encoding GNAT family N-acetyltransferase, translated as MTQIRYLTTEDFSNYKSLLLQGINKELEVLAWKLQNEKCLNDTDLHKVLSSDSTDCIVLGAFEQDILIGAVTLIHHQTYSLSHKATLENMCIKNVNQDSKEEISKMLMRQIFEICNEKEIEILMTSLISNNISGKVFFSNLNFETLVLEQHARKYDNYYVDEHWLIYHFDGNESDLFV; from the coding sequence ATGACTCAAATTCGCTATTTAACAACTGAAGATTTTTCTAATTATAAATCCTTGTTACTACAAGGTATTAATAAAGAACTCGAAGTATTAGCCTGGAAATTACAAAATGAGAAATGCTTAAATGATACAGATTTACACAAAGTACTATCCTCAGACTCAACAGATTGTATCGTTCTTGGAGCTTTTGAACAGGATATACTTATTGGCGCTGTTACACTAATTCATCATCAAACCTATAGCTTATCTCATAAAGCAACCTTAGAAAATATGTGCATTAAAAATGTAAATCAAGATTCTAAAGAAGAAATTTCAAAAATGCTTATGCGCCAGATATTTGAAATTTGTAATGAAAAAGAAATTGAAATATTGATGACTTCACTTATTTCAAATAACATTAGTGGTAAAGTCTTTTTTAGTAACTTAAATTTTGAAACACTTGTGTTGGAACAGCATGCTAGAAAATACGATAATTATTACGTAGATGAGCATTGGCTTATTTATCATTTTGATGGAAATGAAAGTGACTTATTTGTTTAA
- a CDS encoding thioredoxin family protein — protein MKPINTNDAFKETIQSNNPVIVKFEAGWCPDCKAMDMWIDPIQEKYNDYDWFTVNRDELEDVAADNDVMGIPSLLVFKNGEKLAHLHSANAKSPEQVEAFLAETFK, from the coding sequence ATGAAACCTATTAATACAAATGATGCATTTAAAGAAACTATACAGAGTAATAACCCTGTCATTGTAAAATTCGAAGCTGGCTGGTGCCCTGACTGTAAAGCAATGGATATGTGGATTGACCCTATCCAAGAAAAATACAATGATTACGACTGGTTTACAGTCAATCGTGACGAGCTTGAAGATGTTGCAGCTGACAACGATGTGATGGGCATACCAAGCTTACTAGTATTTAAAAACGGAGAAAAATTAGCTCACTTACACTCAGCTAATGCGAAATCACCAGAACAAGTGGAAGCATTTTTAGCTGAAACATTTAAATAA
- a CDS encoding organic hydroperoxide resistance protein: protein MAVNYETKATNTGGRNGHVQTDDKAIDVAIVPPAQADAEKGTNPEQLFAAGYASCFNGAFDLILKQNKVRGAEPEVTLTVRLEDDPEAESPKLSVSIDAKVKNVLSQEEAEKYLQDAHEFCPYSKATRGNIDVDLNVAVID from the coding sequence ATGGCAGTAAATTATGAAACGAAAGCAACAAATACAGGTGGACGTAATGGTCACGTTCAAACTGACGATAAAGCAATTGATGTAGCAATTGTACCACCGGCTCAAGCTGATGCTGAAAAAGGCACAAACCCAGAGCAATTGTTTGCAGCAGGTTATGCTTCATGTTTTAATGGCGCATTTGATTTAATCTTAAAACAAAACAAAGTGAGAGGCGCTGAGCCAGAAGTTACTTTGACAGTACGTTTAGAAGATGACCCAGAAGCTGAAAGTCCTAAATTAAGCGTCTCAATTGATGCAAAAGTAAAAAATGTATTATCTCAAGAAGAAGCTGAGAAATATTTACAAGATGCACACGAATTTTGTCCATACTCAAAAGCTACACGTGGCAACATCGATGTTGACTTAAATGTAGCAGTTATTGACTAA
- a CDS encoding VOC family protein, whose protein sequence is MKIIAMSIFVNNQDEAQQFYTGKLGFKLKHDIEMGGGFRWLTVTEDNSNNPVEIVLEPNESQIAKNYQDGLYKAGIPITMFGVDNLEKEHELLLNKGVEFHTEPKEVEGVKYAIFDDTCGNLIQIVEQ, encoded by the coding sequence ATGAAAATAATTGCTATGAGTATTTTTGTTAATAATCAAGATGAGGCACAACAATTTTATACTGGAAAATTAGGGTTTAAATTAAAGCATGACATTGAAATGGGTGGCGGCTTTAGATGGTTAACGGTAACTGAAGATAATTCTAATAATCCGGTTGAAATCGTTTTGGAGCCTAATGAAAGTCAAATTGCAAAGAACTATCAAGATGGTTTATATAAAGCGGGTATACCGATAACCATGTTTGGTGTAGATAACTTGGAGAAAGAACATGAATTATTGTTAAATAAAGGGGTTGAATTTCATACAGAACCCAAAGAGGTTGAAGGTGTGAAATATGCCATATTTGATGATACTTGTGGTAATTTAATTCAAATTGTTGAACAATAA
- a CDS encoding toprim domain-containing protein — protein MTILNQVIVVEGKSDKKRVKQVIDQPIEIICTNGTMSVDKLDEMIDTLYDKQVYILVDSDDEGERIRKWFKRYLSESRHIRVDKQYCEVARCPKPYLSRVLEKHGFIVKDEEKVAKAKLDYIAERVSLLT, from the coding sequence ATGACGATACTGAACCAAGTAATTGTTGTCGAAGGAAAGTCAGACAAGAAGCGTGTCAAACAAGTGATTGATCAGCCAATAGAAATTATTTGCACGAATGGTACGATGAGTGTAGATAAATTAGATGAAATGATTGATACTTTATATGACAAACAAGTGTATATTCTTGTTGATTCGGATGATGAAGGTGAAAGAATACGAAAATGGTTCAAACGCTATTTAAGTGAAAGTAGACATATAAGAGTAGATAAACAATATTGTGAAGTCGCTCGTTGTCCTAAACCATATTTATCTAGAGTATTGGAAAAACATGGTTTTATAGTTAAGGATGAAGAAAAGGTGGCGAAAGCAAAATTGGATTATATAGCTGAAAGGGTAAGTTTATTAACATGA
- a CDS encoding YozE family protein: MTFYDFVIGFIEDDTPLGQLAHNIIGDKNFPKNETSFIALNSYFYSNYFDHEFLASAKRALSLYRNNIELVN, from the coding sequence ATGACATTTTATGATTTTGTAATCGGTTTTATAGAAGATGATACACCGCTCGGGCAACTTGCGCATAATATTATAGGCGACAAAAATTTTCCGAAAAATGAAACAAGTTTTATTGCATTAAATTCATATTTCTATAGTAATTATTTTGATCACGAATTTTTAGCTTCTGCAAAACGAGCATTAAGTTTATATCGAAATAACATAGAATTAGTTAACTAA
- a CDS encoding thioredoxin family protein, translated as MNVTSEQRVDVNKYINEDKYLIFGYTPTCGTCKVSERMLDIANDILQLPTIKMDLNFHPDFSQLYEIQSVPVLLVMSKGEEQKRIYAFQSVPYLLENLK; from the coding sequence ATGAATGTAACAAGTGAACAACGCGTTGACGTCAATAAATATATAAATGAAGATAAGTATCTTATCTTTGGTTATACACCAACATGTGGCACATGTAAGGTTTCTGAACGTATGCTAGATATTGCTAACGATATTTTGCAATTACCTACAATAAAAATGGACTTAAACTTTCATCCTGATTTTAGTCAATTGTATGAAATTCAATCTGTACCAGTTTTATTAGTAATGTCAAAAGGTGAAGAGCAAAAAAGGATTTATGCATTTCAATCGGTGCCTTATTTGTTAGAAAATTTAAAATAG
- a CDS encoding TM2 domain-containing protein, whose product MNEVNKVIYIVLAVFLGSFGIHKFYARKTGMGLLFLVFCWTGIPQILAIIGAILTLFKPADQNGNVLV is encoded by the coding sequence ATGAATGAAGTAAATAAAGTTATTTACATTGTTTTAGCTGTTTTTTTAGGTAGCTTTGGAATTCATAAGTTTTATGCTAGAAAAACAGGAATGGGCTTATTATTCTTGGTCTTTTGTTGGACTGGCATTCCACAAATACTAGCTATTATAGGCGCAATATTAACATTATTTAAACCGGCAGATCAAAATGGTAACGTGTTAGTATAA
- a CDS encoding CitMHS family transporter: MNLALLGFIMIIIFMILIMTRKMSALTALIVLPTIFALLGGFYAGIGKFMLEGIETVAPTGIMLTFAILYFGVMIDAGLFEPVINQIIKVVKGDPVKIAFGTVILASMVALDGDGTTTFIITVTAMMPLYKKIGMSLYTLSTLALLSIGVMNMLPWGGPTARAISSLQVTTEEVFIPIIPAMVAGIVFAFSVAFILGKRAKKHITSYTDIDLNDIKPEISTEDSLLKRPKMLIPNAILTISLIVCLIIGILPIPVMFMLWFGVAILLNYPNLSIQNSVVKKHAGDVLSVISLVFASGIFTGVMNGTKMVNEMANTLVNIIPDAMGNHFALITAILSGPFTYFMANDPFYYGVLPILAESAQQFGISKVDMARASVLGQPLHVLSPLYAAGYLLVGMLDIEYGQNQRIVIKWAVGSSLFMILVACILGIIPW, encoded by the coding sequence ATGAATTTAGCACTATTAGGTTTTATCATGATTATTATTTTTATGATATTAATCATGACACGTAAAATGTCCGCATTAACAGCTTTAATCGTTTTACCAACGATTTTCGCTTTGCTTGGTGGCTTCTACGCTGGGATAGGTAAATTTATGCTCGAAGGAATAGAAACAGTAGCACCGACTGGAATTATGCTTACATTCGCTATTCTCTACTTCGGCGTCATGATAGATGCAGGTTTATTTGAGCCTGTAATTAACCAAATCATTAAAGTGGTCAAAGGGGATCCAGTTAAAATTGCATTTGGTACTGTAATCTTAGCTTCAATGGTAGCGTTAGATGGAGATGGCACGACTACGTTTATCATCACAGTTACAGCAATGATGCCACTTTATAAAAAAATTGGTATGAGCTTATATACACTGTCAACACTCGCGTTATTGTCCATTGGCGTTATGAATATGCTACCCTGGGGCGGACCGACAGCACGAGCTATTTCCTCATTACAAGTAACAACTGAAGAGGTATTTATTCCAATCATACCAGCAATGGTGGCAGGTATTGTTTTTGCTTTCAGTGTTGCATTCATACTAGGAAAGCGTGCTAAAAAACATATTACTTCTTATACCGATATAGATTTAAATGATATTAAACCAGAAATTTCAACTGAAGACTCATTGTTAAAAAGACCAAAAATGCTTATACCAAACGCAATACTTACAATTTCACTTATTGTCTGTTTGATAATTGGTATATTACCAATCCCAGTGATGTTCATGCTTTGGTTTGGAGTAGCGATTTTATTAAATTATCCAAATCTTAGTATTCAAAATTCTGTGGTAAAAAAACATGCAGGAGACGTCCTATCAGTTATCAGTTTAGTATTTGCCTCAGGTATTTTTACAGGCGTAATGAACGGTACTAAAATGGTTAACGAAATGGCAAATACCTTAGTTAATATCATTCCTGATGCTATGGGTAATCACTTTGCATTAATAACTGCCATATTAAGTGGACCATTTACATACTTCATGGCAAACGATCCATTTTATTACGGTGTACTACCAATTCTTGCCGAGTCTGCACAACAATTCGGCATTTCAAAAGTTGATATGGCAAGAGCATCCGTCTTAGGCCAACCATTACATGTGCTCAGTCCTTTATATGCCGCTGGTTATTTACTAGTCGGCATGCTTGATATAGAATACGGACAAAATCAAAGAATCGTTATAAAATGGGCAGTAGGATCTAGTTTATTTATGATACTTGTGGCGTGTATTTTAGGAATTATACCGTGGTAA
- a CDS encoding nitroreductase → MELQDAIAHRRSIKVFKRDMTIDDNALYQAIQQATDAPNHGMREPWRVVHIAKDRLGPMSKQLSEVAFPNLDKKQENHYNTVTNLGGMLALILKRDPRQREDLENNMAFGAFAQNLMLLLHEAGIGTCWKSPAYIFTPEIRSIFNVKDDEQLVGFLYLTDLQDEMPHRERHTDQVIEKF, encoded by the coding sequence ATGGAACTACAAGATGCAATTGCACATCGTAGAAGTATTAAGGTTTTTAAAAGAGACATGACTATAGATGATAATGCTCTATATCAAGCGATACAGCAAGCGACAGATGCCCCTAATCATGGCATGAGAGAGCCTTGGAGAGTGGTTCATATTGCTAAAGATCGCTTGGGCCCTATGAGTAAACAACTCTCAGAGGTCGCATTCCCTAATTTAGATAAAAAACAAGAAAATCATTATAACACTGTTACAAATCTGGGTGGCATGCTTGCATTAATTCTAAAAAGAGATCCAAGACAACGAGAAGATTTAGAAAATAATATGGCATTTGGAGCTTTCGCACAAAACTTAATGCTATTATTACATGAAGCGGGTATTGGCACATGTTGGAAATCACCGGCATATATATTTACCCCTGAAATAAGATCGATATTTAATGTGAAAGATGATGAACAACTTGTAGGTTTCTTGTATCTCACAGATTTACAGGATGAAATGCCACATAGAGAGCGTCATACTGATCAAGTAATAGAAAAGTTTTAA
- a CDS encoding helix-turn-helix transcriptional regulator has product MKILNELREKSNLSISKLAINLNNGYGTDIRNCQIWDWENGYRTISEKDAEMLADYFNVSGETFNS; this is encoded by the coding sequence GTGAAAATTCTTAACGAATTACGCGAGAAATCTAATTTAAGCATATCTAAACTAGCTATTAATTTGAATAATGGCTATGGTACAGATATCAGAAATTGCCAAATATGGGACTGGGAAAATGGCTATCGCACAATTTCAGAAAAAGATGCTGAAATGCTAGCAGACTATTTTAATGTTTCAGGAGAAACATTTAATTCATAA
- the tsaT gene encoding type II toxin-antitoxin system toxin TsaT — translation MNLHFMVVFWLSVIFLICGIGALIAYKVRGSQQAKESLLGVTVMLIVFGVVGILFSLIFS, via the coding sequence TTGAATCTACATTTCATGGTTGTTTTTTGGTTATCGGTAATTTTCTTAATTTGTGGTATAGGTGCGCTTATCGCATATAAAGTAAGAGGATCGCAACAAGCTAAAGAATCTTTACTTGGCGTTACAGTCATGCTAATTGTTTTTGGTGTTGTTGGTATACTATTCTCGTTAATATTTAGTTAA
- a CDS encoding arsenate reductase family protein has product MIKFYQYPNCTTCKKAAKFLQDYGVSFEPIDIVQHTPTKNEFKEILEATDIDINKLFNTHGAKYRELGLKDKMNDLTDDEKLDLLSTNGMLVKRPLAISGDKVTVGFKEDQYKETWLS; this is encoded by the coding sequence ATGATAAAATTTTACCAATATCCTAATTGTACTACTTGTAAAAAAGCAGCAAAATTTTTACAAGACTACGGTGTGAGCTTTGAACCAATCGATATAGTACAACATACGCCCACTAAAAACGAGTTTAAAGAAATTTTAGAGGCGACTGATATCGATATAAATAAACTCTTTAATACGCACGGTGCTAAATATCGTGAATTAGGTCTTAAAGACAAAATGAATGACCTTACTGATGATGAAAAGTTAGATTTATTATCAACTAATGGTATGTTGGTCAAAAGACCATTAGCTATTTCTGGAGACAAAGTTACAGTTGGTTTCAAAGAAGATCAATATAAGGAAACATGGTTATCTTAA
- the aroD gene encoding type I 3-dehydroquinate dehydratase, with the protein MAKVDIAVTIAPKHELAQHTIEDLKQYQDSIDIIELRIDQWLNFDEASLAKIAKDIYKLNLNKKLLVTYRTKIQGGEGRLANDKYLNVLEKIISLDYVDMIDIEYEEGVPIEKYQTLIESAHSENIEVVLSQHNFKKTPKLEVLKRLYYKMHQLEPDYLKVAVMPHDKQDVLNLLNAMSETADTVSQQVVGIAMSKLGLISRTAQGLFGGSVSYGCLDDPKAPGQIHVEKLKQQIKLYE; encoded by the coding sequence ATGGCCAAAGTTGATATAGCTGTTACAATTGCACCCAAACATGAACTTGCACAACATACAATTGAGGATTTAAAACAATATCAAGACTCCATAGATATTATAGAACTAAGAATAGATCAGTGGTTAAATTTTGATGAAGCATCTTTAGCAAAAATTGCTAAAGACATATATAAACTAAATTTAAATAAAAAATTGTTAGTAACATATCGAACAAAGATTCAAGGTGGAGAAGGCCGATTAGCAAATGATAAATACTTAAATGTGCTAGAGAAAATAATCTCATTAGATTATGTTGATATGATAGATATTGAATATGAAGAAGGAGTGCCTATAGAAAAATATCAAACCTTGATAGAATCAGCTCATAGTGAAAATATAGAAGTTGTATTATCACAGCATAACTTTAAGAAAACACCTAAATTGGAAGTATTAAAACGTTTATATTATAAAATGCACCAGCTTGAACCAGATTATTTAAAAGTAGCAGTTATGCCTCATGATAAACAAGATGTTCTAAATCTATTAAATGCAATGTCTGAGACTGCAGACACAGTTTCACAACAAGTTGTTGGTATAGCGATGTCTAAACTTGGATTAATTTCAAGAACTGCTCAGGGATTGTTTGGAGGCTCAGTTTCATATGGTTGCTTAGACGATCCAAAAGCACCTGGTCAAATCCACGTTGAAAAGTTAAAGCAACAAATTAAATTATACGAGTAG
- a CDS encoding arsenic resistance protein: MQHLKTKIENYQIYIYFTAILLAIITGLTSDHLTKLLESAIPIFIGILMFSMFAQVPFFKLRKNILSGKFIMALFLSNFILIPIFVYCLIQLFNITSPAILIGLMLVLLTPCIDYVIVFTSLGKGNAQYMLISTPILFILQIILLPLYFVIFNSENAFSFRDLAPFIQSFIIFVVLPFMIAALLQYFSKHALTIEKTLKITGWLPEIFMSFVLFAVIGSQIHKITHDLSILVTVIPIYIIFMIIAPFIGYLSGKIFALETATLRTLAFSSSTRNALVVLPLALSLPHSWVTITTTVIITQTLVELVGEVFYIKIIPKIIK, from the coding sequence ATGCAACATTTAAAAACTAAAATTGAAAATTACCAAATCTACATATATTTTACTGCTATATTACTTGCTATAATTACGGGATTAACATCAGATCATTTAACAAAATTACTTGAATCTGCCATACCTATTTTTATTGGAATTTTAATGTTTAGTATGTTTGCCCAGGTTCCTTTTTTTAAATTAAGAAAAAATATTCTAAGTGGCAAATTTATTATGGCCCTATTTTTATCAAATTTTATACTTATCCCTATCTTCGTGTATTGTTTAATTCAGTTATTCAACATTACTTCCCCTGCTATATTGATAGGTCTAATGCTCGTATTGTTAACACCCTGTATTGATTATGTAATTGTCTTCACCTCACTAGGCAAAGGCAACGCACAATATATGTTGATTTCTACACCTATTTTGTTTATTTTACAAATCATCTTATTACCCTTGTACTTTGTTATCTTTAATAGCGAAAATGCATTTTCTTTCAGAGATTTAGCACCATTTATTCAATCGTTTATCATTTTTGTCGTTCTACCATTTATGATTGCTGCATTACTACAATATTTTAGTAAACATGCTTTGACTATTGAGAAAACGTTAAAAATTACTGGATGGCTTCCAGAAATTTTTATGTCTTTTGTACTTTTTGCAGTTATTGGATCTCAAATACATAAAATCACTCATGATTTAAGCATCTTAGTTACTGTTATCCCCATCTATATCATATTTATGATTATCGCTCCTTTCATTGGATATCTATCAGGAAAAATATTCGCATTAGAAACTGCGACTTTACGAACATTAGCCTTTAGTTCAAGTACAAGAAACGCTTTGGTTGTATTACCTTTAGCTCTTTCATTACCACATAGCTGGGTAACAATTACAACAACTGTGATTATCACACAAACGTTGGTTGAATTAGTAGGAGAAGTCTTTTATATAAAAATCATACCTAAAATAATCAAATAA